In a genomic window of Streptomyces roseoviridis:
- a CDS encoding DUF2191 domain-containing protein, with the protein MAKVNVSLDAELVVEVMVLAGIGNPQDAVEAVVRDYIARGHRTEARTASRDEPVRGGLIPQEPQQG; encoded by the coding sequence ATGGCCAAGGTCAACGTCTCCCTCGACGCCGAACTCGTCGTCGAGGTCATGGTCCTCGCCGGCATCGGCAACCCCCAGGACGCCGTCGAGGCGGTCGTCCGCGACTACATCGCCCGCGGCCACCGCACCGAGGCCCGCACCGCCTCCCGCGACGAGCCGGTGCGCGGCGGCCTCATCCCGCAGGAGCCGCAGCAGGGCTGA
- a CDS encoding BCCT family transporter yields the protein MSTEPIDHLPGTGPRPAEGRPDTKVIGIGMAAVVAVVGWAALGGDSFDDASSSALDWVLSDFAWLFVTAADAFLVLCVVIALSRFGRIRLGADDSEPEFTNLAWIAMMFSAGMGIGLMFYGVGEPLQHYLDPPPATGVPPRSGAAARTALEYSFFHWTLTPWAIYGIAGLALAYAGFRKGRGNTLSAAFVPLMGERRARSWPGRTIDLLAVFATVFGTATSLGLGALQVAEGLNLTVGVEPSTTTELVIIVSLSAAFVLSAFSGLHKGVKWLSTLNIVLAAALMLFVFLLGPTVYVLDTVPASVGGYLHQLLPMASRTGAFSDRAWLGAWTIFYWAWWLSWAPFVGTFIARISRGRTVREFLVGVLLVPSGATVIWFCVMGGTAIRLDSTGAADLAGAVRDGAEASLFAMLDALPIGTVTSYVAMLLVMTYFVTSADSASLVMGSLTSRGALHPPTWLVVAWGVLMAAVAAVLLVAGGLNALQTATILVALPFVLVMLGLCWALLKELRADPGAGPSRHGAPHGVRDAVRAMVGDADTVRGASRHHRLRRAAKSRLGGDAGGEGRGDGEAG from the coding sequence ATGAGCACGGAACCGATCGATCACCTCCCCGGCACGGGCCCCCGTCCCGCCGAGGGCCGCCCCGACACCAAGGTCATCGGCATCGGGATGGCGGCCGTCGTGGCGGTGGTGGGATGGGCGGCGCTCGGCGGGGACTCCTTCGACGACGCCTCCTCCTCGGCCCTGGACTGGGTCCTGTCCGATTTCGCCTGGCTGTTCGTGACGGCCGCCGACGCCTTCCTGGTGCTGTGCGTGGTGATCGCGCTCAGCCGCTTCGGGCGGATCCGGCTCGGCGCGGACGACTCGGAGCCGGAGTTCACGAACCTGGCGTGGATCGCGATGATGTTCAGCGCGGGGATGGGCATCGGGCTGATGTTCTACGGGGTCGGGGAGCCGCTCCAGCACTATCTGGACCCGCCGCCGGCGACCGGCGTGCCGCCCCGGTCCGGCGCCGCGGCGCGTACCGCCCTGGAGTACTCCTTCTTCCACTGGACGCTCACCCCGTGGGCGATCTACGGCATCGCCGGTCTCGCCCTCGCCTACGCGGGCTTCCGCAAGGGCCGCGGCAACACGCTGAGCGCCGCGTTCGTGCCGCTGATGGGCGAGCGCAGGGCACGGTCCTGGCCGGGCAGGACGATCGACCTGCTGGCGGTGTTCGCGACCGTCTTCGGCACCGCGACCAGCCTGGGCCTGGGCGCGCTCCAGGTGGCGGAGGGCCTGAACCTCACCGTGGGCGTGGAGCCGTCCACCACCACCGAGCTGGTCATCATCGTGTCGCTCTCGGCGGCCTTCGTGCTGTCCGCCTTCTCCGGGCTGCACAAGGGCGTGAAGTGGCTGTCCACGCTGAACATCGTGCTCGCCGCCGCTCTGATGCTCTTCGTGTTCCTGCTCGGTCCGACCGTGTACGTCCTCGACACCGTCCCGGCCTCGGTCGGCGGCTACCTGCACCAGCTGCTGCCGATGGCGAGCCGCACGGGCGCGTTCTCGGACCGGGCCTGGCTCGGCGCCTGGACGATCTTCTACTGGGCCTGGTGGCTGTCCTGGGCGCCGTTCGTCGGCACGTTCATCGCCCGGATCTCGCGCGGCCGGACGGTCCGCGAGTTCCTCGTCGGGGTGCTGCTCGTGCCCTCCGGCGCCACGGTGATCTGGTTCTGCGTGATGGGCGGCACCGCGATCCGGCTGGACTCCACGGGCGCCGCCGACCTGGCGGGCGCGGTGCGGGACGGGGCGGAGGCGTCGCTCTTCGCGATGCTGGACGCGCTGCCGATCGGGACGGTCACCTCGTACGTGGCGATGCTGCTGGTCATGACGTACTTCGTGACCAGCGCCGACTCGGCCTCGCTGGTGATGGGCTCGCTGACCAGCCGGGGCGCGCTGCATCCGCCGACCTGGCTGGTGGTCGCCTGGGGCGTCCTGATGGCCGCGGTCGCCGCCGTGCTGCTGGTGGCGGGCGGTCTGAACGCGCTCCAGACGGCGACCATCCTGGTCGCGCTGCCCTTCGTGCTCGTGATGCTGGGGCTGTGCTGGGCGCTCCTGAAGGAGCTCCGCGCGGACCCGGGCGCGGGCCCGTCCCGGCACGGCGCGCCGCACGGGGTGCGGGACGCGGTGCGGGCGATGGTGGGCGACGCGGACACCGTGCGGGGCGCCTCGCGCCACCACCGGCTGCGCCGGGCGGCGAAGTCCCGTCTCGGCGGCGACGCCGGCGGTGAGGGCCGGGGCGACGGGGAGGCCGGGTGA
- a CDS encoding SIR2 family NAD-dependent protein deacylase encodes MTMVAIFTGAGISTDSGIPDYRGPNGLWRRDPEAERLVTYGPYMADPEVRRRSWRMRLDSEVLNAGPNAAHHAIAAFEQSSHALRVITQNVDGLHQAAGVPERKVLELHGSARSVVCTACRARSSMAEALDRVRSGEADPACLGCGGILKAATVMFGQRLDPVVLGQAMSIAKAAEVFIAVGSSLQVQPAASLAGMAAEQGARLVIVNAEPTPYDPLADQVVREPIGTALPALLETLR; translated from the coding sequence ATGACGATGGTCGCGATCTTCACCGGTGCCGGCATCTCCACGGACTCGGGCATCCCCGACTACCGGGGGCCGAACGGGCTGTGGCGGCGTGACCCGGAGGCCGAGCGGCTCGTCACCTACGGGCCGTACATGGCCGACCCCGAGGTCCGCCGCCGCTCGTGGCGGATGCGGCTCGACAGCGAGGTCCTGAACGCCGGGCCGAACGCGGCGCACCATGCCATCGCCGCGTTCGAGCAGAGCAGCCACGCGCTGCGGGTGATCACCCAGAACGTGGACGGCCTGCACCAGGCCGCCGGGGTGCCGGAGCGCAAGGTGCTCGAACTGCACGGCTCGGCGCGGTCGGTGGTGTGCACGGCCTGCCGTGCCCGGTCGTCGATGGCCGAGGCGCTGGACCGGGTGCGGTCCGGCGAGGCCGACCCGGCCTGCCTCGGCTGCGGCGGCATCCTGAAGGCGGCGACCGTGATGTTCGGGCAGCGGCTCGACCCGGTGGTGCTCGGGCAGGCCATGTCGATCGCGAAGGCCGCGGAGGTCTTCATCGCGGTCGGCTCCAGCCTCCAGGTGCAGCCGGCCGCCTCCCTCGCGGGCATGGCCGCCGAGCAGGGCGCCCGGCTCGTCATCGTGAACGCCGAGCCCACCCCGTACGACCCGCTCGCGGACCAGGTCGTACGCGAGCCGATCGGCACGGCGCTGCCCGCGCTCCTGGAGACCCTGCGGTAG
- a CDS encoding NUDIX hydrolase encodes MTTSDFATYLAGLPRVLAGAAALFRDASGRVLIVEPNYREGWALPGGTIESDEGETPRQGARRETAEEIGLDVEPGALLAVDWSHGPGRPPLVAYLYDGGVLSDEQLASIRLQEEELVSWKLVRPDEVLAHLPGSLGPRVLAALDVLEHGRGPVELENGRAAR; translated from the coding sequence ATGACGACCTCTGACTTCGCCACGTATCTGGCGGGCCTGCCCCGGGTCCTGGCCGGTGCGGCCGCCCTCTTCCGGGACGCGTCCGGCCGGGTGCTCATCGTCGAGCCGAACTACCGGGAGGGCTGGGCGCTGCCGGGCGGCACCATCGAGTCGGACGAGGGCGAGACGCCCCGCCAGGGCGCCCGCCGCGAGACGGCCGAGGAGATCGGCCTGGACGTCGAGCCGGGAGCGCTGCTCGCGGTGGACTGGTCGCACGGCCCCGGCCGCCCGCCGCTGGTGGCGTACCTGTACGACGGCGGGGTGCTGTCGGACGAGCAGCTGGCGTCGATCCGGCTCCAGGAGGAGGAGCTGGTCTCCTGGAAGCTGGTGCGCCCCGACGAGGTCCTCGCCCACCTGCCCGGCTCGCTCGGCCCCCGCGTCCTCGCCGCCCTCGACGTCCTGGAGCACGGCCGGGGCCCGGTGGAGCTGGAGAACGGCCGCGCCGCACGATGA
- a CDS encoding ADP-ribosylglycohydrolase family protein yields the protein MGLLKHSELADRILGGWTGRIAGNMLGKPVESGDHWTSERIDAYLRLTDALPLTDYLPPPPAAGADGFELRPEWPQCVRGRINGSCRDDDIDYTILGLHLLETRGFAFTTEQVGEHWLLRLPYLQTFTAERVAYRNLANGLKPPLTATYDNPYQEWIGALIRADVYGWTSPGDPRRAASLARRDAALSHTGNGVYGAMWAAALIAAAFTAPDVRSALRAALERIPASSRLARTVRHTTALYEAGVGWSDALAELAKENGSLGWIHTVPNAAVLTAGLLYGEGDFTRTVTLTVRGGLDTDSNGATAGSVAGVLCGAAAIPPQWSQPLRDRVRSAVAGFDHARISELAERTVRLATLTG from the coding sequence ATGGGCCTGCTCAAGCACAGTGAACTCGCCGACCGGATCCTCGGCGGCTGGACGGGGCGGATCGCCGGGAACATGCTCGGCAAGCCCGTCGAGAGCGGTGACCACTGGACGTCCGAGCGGATCGACGCCTACCTGCGGCTGACCGACGCCCTGCCGCTCACCGACTATCTGCCCCCGCCGCCGGCCGCCGGAGCCGACGGCTTCGAGCTGCGGCCGGAGTGGCCGCAGTGCGTGCGCGGCCGGATCAACGGCAGCTGCCGGGACGACGACATCGACTACACGATCCTGGGGCTGCACCTGCTGGAGACCCGCGGCTTCGCCTTCACCACCGAGCAGGTGGGCGAGCACTGGCTGCTGCGGCTGCCCTATCTGCAGACCTTCACGGCGGAGCGGGTGGCCTACCGCAATCTGGCCAACGGCCTCAAGCCGCCGTTGACCGCCACGTACGACAATCCGTACCAGGAGTGGATCGGCGCGCTGATCAGGGCGGACGTCTACGGCTGGACCTCACCGGGCGACCCGCGCCGGGCGGCCTCGCTGGCCCGCCGGGACGCGGCGCTGTCGCACACGGGCAACGGGGTGTACGGGGCGATGTGGGCGGCGGCGCTGATCGCCGCCGCGTTCACCGCCCCGGACGTGCGCTCCGCGCTGCGGGCCGCCCTGGAGCGGATCCCGGCGAGCAGCCGGCTCGCCCGGACGGTACGGCACACGACGGCGCTGTACGAGGCGGGCGTCGGGTGGTCCGACGCGCTCGCCGAACTCGCGAAGGAGAACGGCTCCCTCGGCTGGATCCACACGGTGCCCAACGCGGCGGTGCTGACCGCCGGGCTCCTGTACGGGGAGGGCGACTTCACCCGCACGGTGACGCTGACGGTGCGCGGCGGCCTGGACACCGACTCCAACGGGGCGACGGCCGGTTCGGTCGCCGGGGTGCTGTGCGGCGCCGCGGCGATCCCGCCGCAGTGGTCGCAGCCGCTGCGGGACCGGGTGCGCAGCGCCGTCGCCGGCTTCGACCACGCGCGGATCAGCGAGCTGGCCGAGCGGACGGTCCGGCTGGCTACGCTGACGGGATGA
- a CDS encoding glycerate kinase, protein MTDGAVTEVARVLVAADKFKGSLTAVQVAERVTAGLRRVVPELEVETLPVADGGDGTVAAAVAAGFERREVTVTGPVGEPVTAAFALRGTTAVVEMAEASGLQLLPAEDLAPLTATTYGSGELLRAALDAGATTIVFGVGGSATTDGGAGMLAALGARFLDASGEPVGPGGAALAELASADLSGVDPRFADVDLVLASDVDNPLTGPKGCAAVYGPQKGASPEDVETLDAALGHYARILEEAIGPKAAELAASPGAGGAGGIGYGALLIGASFRPGIELMLEVLGFAPALERATLVITGEGSLDEQTLHGKAPAGVAAAARAAGKEVVAVCGRLALPQESLGAAGIRRAYPLSDLEPDPAKSIPNAGPLLEEVSANIARDFLS, encoded by the coding sequence GTGACGGACGGAGCAGTAACTGAGGTCGCACGCGTGCTCGTCGCGGCCGACAAGTTCAAGGGTTCGCTCACGGCCGTACAGGTCGCGGAGCGGGTCACAGCAGGACTGCGACGGGTCGTCCCGGAGCTCGAGGTGGAGACGCTGCCCGTCGCGGACGGCGGCGACGGCACCGTCGCGGCGGCCGTCGCGGCCGGATTCGAACGGCGCGAGGTCACCGTGACCGGGCCGGTCGGCGAGCCCGTCACGGCGGCGTTCGCGCTGCGCGGGACCACGGCCGTTGTGGAGATGGCGGAGGCGTCCGGCCTCCAGCTCCTGCCGGCCGAGGACCTCGCCCCCCTCACCGCGACCACCTACGGCTCCGGCGAGCTGCTGCGCGCGGCCCTCGACGCCGGCGCCACCACGATCGTCTTCGGCGTCGGCGGCAGCGCCACCACCGACGGCGGCGCCGGCATGCTCGCCGCGCTCGGCGCCCGCTTCCTCGACGCCTCGGGCGAGCCCGTCGGCCCCGGCGGCGCGGCTCTCGCCGAGCTGGCCTCCGCCGACCTGTCGGGCGTCGACCCGCGCTTCGCCGACGTCGACCTCGTCCTCGCCAGCGACGTGGACAACCCGCTCACCGGCCCGAAGGGCTGCGCGGCGGTGTACGGCCCGCAGAAGGGCGCCTCACCCGAGGACGTCGAGACCCTGGACGCGGCCCTCGGGCACTACGCGCGGATCCTGGAGGAGGCGATCGGCCCCAAGGCCGCCGAGCTCGCCGCCTCCCCGGGCGCGGGCGGCGCCGGCGGCATCGGCTACGGCGCCCTGCTCATCGGCGCGAGCTTCCGCCCCGGCATCGAGCTCATGCTGGAGGTCCTCGGCTTCGCCCCGGCCCTGGAGCGCGCCACCCTGGTCATCACCGGCGAGGGCTCCCTCGACGAGCAGACCCTCCACGGCAAGGCCCCGGCGGGCGTCGCCGCGGCCGCCCGCGCGGCCGGCAAGGAGGTCGTCGCCGTCTGCGGCCGCCTCGCCCTCCCGCAGGAGAGCCTCGGCGCCGCCGGCATCCGCCGCGCCTACCCGCTCAGCGACCTGGAGCCGGACCCGGCCAAGTCCATCCCCAACGCGGGCCCGCTCCTGGAAGAGGTCTCGGCGAACATCGCCCGCGATTTCCTGAGCTGA